DNA sequence from the Desulfurellaceae bacterium genome:
GGTGTAATAGATCGGCCGGCCCTGGCGCTGATATTTGCGCTCAAAGTCGGTCACAATCGGCTTGCCCCTGGGGGTGCAATGGTCGCGCTGCCAGGCAAACTGGTCGAGATCGGATACGGCCCGAAACTGCTCGACAATCTGTTCAAAATACGGCCGCACGTCTGAGGCGAACAGCAGCGTCCCGCCGGGGACCAGGCTGCGGGTCAGAGAGGTGGGGAAGTCGGCCTGGACGATGCGGCGTCGGTGGTGGCGTTTTTTCCACCACGGGTCCGGGAAATACAGGTGATAGACCTGTACCGACTCGGGATAAATATGGGTCCTGAGCAGACAGCCGAAGTCGGCCCGGATGATAATCACGTTCGATGGCCCGTCGCGTTCCAGCAGGCGGGCAGCCTGGAACATGCGCCGGGAGGCAAACTCCACGCCAAAGAAGTTACGCTCTGGATGGAGCCGGGCCAGGGCTCTTAAAAACGAGCCGTGGCCCGGGCCGATCTCGACTTCAACCGGGTTGGTATTGCCGAAGATCTGCGCCCAGGTCGGCGGCGGAGCCGAAAAATCGGCCGACATGAAGCGGCCGGCGGCTCAGTGGCCCAGCGCGCTTGCCCCGACCGGCGTGGGAATGTGGCCGGCGGCCATGGACTCGTACTCGTCCTCAAAAAAGAACCGCTCGGCGCCAAAGGCCGGCTTGAGGTGGTTGAGCCAGGTGGCCTGGGGGTCGAAGCGGGCAAAGAACGGCCGCTGGACCCAGTCCGGGTTACGGCCCTGAATGAAACGCAGGACAAAGACTTTTTCGCCGCCTATCTCCGTCACGCCCTGGACCTCGACCTTGCCCGGTCCGGCGCTCATTGATGGGCCGCGCGCGGTGCGGGCCAGACCCGACACTTGGCTCAGGGCCTGGCGGTAAATCTCCCAGGCTTTGACCAGCGGCACCTCGAAATAGCGGCGGGCGCCGGTGTCGCGCTCGACAAACATATAGTAGGGCACGATCCCGAGCTGGACCTCCTTGCGCCACAGCCGGGCCCAGACCCCGGCATCGTCGTTGATATGGGCGATCAGGGGGCCTTGGCCGCGAATGACCACCCCGGTGTCGCGGACGCGGCGAATGGCGTCCTGAGCAGCCGGGGTTTCAAGCTCGCGCCAGTGGTTATAGTGGGCCATCAGCGCCACATGCTTGCCGTCCTTGACCAGCCGCTCGCACAGCTCCAGCAGAGCGTCGGCGTCCGGGTCGGTGGTGAAACGGTAGGGCCAGTAGCTGAGCGCCTTGCTGCCGATGCGGATCGTTTGCACATGGCGGTACTCGTCTTCCAGCAGCGGTTGCAGATAGGCGGCCAGGTGGCGTGTCTTCATGACCAGCGGATCGCCGCCGGTGAACAGAATGTCGCTGACCTGCGGGTGGGCGGCCAGATAGGCGTGGAGTTGGGCGGCGTCGGTCGAGGCAAACTTCAAATCCTGGATGCCGACAAACTGGGCCCAGCGGAAACAGAAGGTGCAGTAGGCGTGACAGGTCTGACCCTGGGTGGGGAAAAACAGCACGGTCTCGCGATATTTGTGCTGCATGCCGGACACCGGCTCGCCGTCGAGGGTCGGTACGTTCAGAGCCTGCTGTCCGGCCGGGTGGGGGTTCAGGCCCAGGCGGATGTCGTCGGCGGTCGCCTTGATCAGCTTGCGGTCGGCCTTGGCTTTGATCAACTCGGCCATCCGCTCAAAGTCTGCGGGGGCCAGCATGCCGGTCTGGGGAAAGGTCAGCTGAAAGATCGGATCGGCCGGGATGTTGTCCCAGTCGATCAGCTGATCGAGGACATAGGGGTTGACCCGAAAGGGCAAGACGTTGGCGACGACCTGCATATTGAAACGCTCGTCCGCCGACAGCCGCTCGATCTGGGGAATCTTGTCCAGGCTCGATTCGGTATAGACATGAAAACGGGGGCCGCCGTTTGACTCCTGCCGGGTCGGCCGGGACGCTGGCTGAGGGCGGGGGGCAATCGTGATGTCGTGCTGTTCTTGCATGGCCACATCCTCCTCTGGGTGGGGGTAGCGGACGCGGTCGGCTCAGGCCGGATCGCGCCACGTCCCCCGGACCGTTGTGCCGGTGAGTTTTTCCAATTCCTTGATCGTAGCGAGCACGTCCTCCTGGGCGTAGCCGTTCTGCTGATAGCCAGCGATCAGCTCCTCGGCCATCTTGGCCATTTTGAGCGGCACCTGGAGTTCGTCCGCCAAGCCGGTCGCCAGACCGATGTCCTTGCGGGCCAGGTCGATGGTAAACGTTGGCGCCAGCCGGTCGCGCAGGATGGCTCGGGTGCCCGCGTTCCAGATGAAACTCCCGCCGCTGCTGGCCTTGACGATCGACCACAGGACGTTGGGGTCAACCCCGGCCTTGGTACCCAGCACCAGGGCTTCGGCCGCGCCCATCATGTGGATGAAGGCCAGCATGTTGTTGACCAGCTTGGCCACATTGCCGGCCCCGATATCGCCAACGTGGAAGACATTCTCGCCCATCGCCTTGAGCAGCGGCTCGCAGCGCTCGTACACCGCCTTGTCCCCGCCGACCATGATGGCCAGGCTGGCGTTGCGCGCCCCGCGCACCCCGCCGCTGACCGGCGCATCCAGAAAATCCACGCCCTTGGCCCGGCACTGTTCAGCCAGGCCCTTGACTACGGTCGGGGCGTTGGTGCTCATGTCCACAATCGTGTGCCCGGTCTGGCAGCCGGCCAGCACGCCCCCGTCGCCCAGCACGACGTGCTCCACGTCTTTGGGCATAGGCAGCGACAAAAAGCTGAAGTCGGCGCCGTCGGCGGCCTGCTCGGCGCTGTCAACCCACACCGCTCCGGCCTCCTCGAGCTTGGCTCCGGCCTCGCGCCGCAGGTCGGTGACCTGAAGAGTATGGCCGGTCTTGAGCAGGTTCATGGCCATGTTGTTGCCCATATTACCCAGGCCGATGAATCCCAGTTTCATAGCTGTCTCCTTGTCTCCGTCCCCAGCCCGTCCTCCTGGCCCGCCATGGGCATCAGGTCGATATGAATGTGCAGGCTGTCGGCAATCGCCTCCAGGCGCTGATGCAGGGTCGGGATGCCGACCGCGGCCGGAATATCGAGCTGAACCTGCATGGTGTAGATGGCCGTTCCGCTGCCCGGCTCCGGATGGCTGTGGGTGTGCAGGGTGGTGATGTTGATGCCGTGCTCGGCCAGGCAGCGGGTGATCTTGGCCACGATGCCAGCCTGATCCACGCCGGTGGCACGCAGCTCATACGCCTGAAGCGGCTGGCCCGTTCCGTAGGGACGCGGCTCGCCCTGCAAGGGCCGGAAAAAGACGGTCAGCCGTTTTTCCCACTCCAGCCGTTTGCAGGCGCTGGACAGCGCCGGCTCGATGTTGTGGGCCTGGCTCGACAACAGCAGCAGCACGGCAAATTCGCCACCCAGCATCGTCATGCTGGAATCTTCAAGGTTGCAGTCACACTCGTAAATCAGTTCGGCCAGATCGGCCACAATCCCGGGTCGGTCACGTCCAATGGCGGATAAGGCGAACCACTGCTTCATCGTCCTCTCCTGGGTCAGGACCCTGGGTTATACGCGAAGTTCCTTCACCTTGTCTACCAGTCGGGGCAAGACCTCGGCCGAGGGGCCGCGCAGGCTCAGGCTGCTGAGCGGACTCAGTTCGCTCTCATACAGGTTGACCTCGATCAGCTGGCCGCCCTTCTCGCGTACGGCCAGGGGGAAGGCGGCGGCCGGATAGACCGTAGCCGAGGTGCCGGCCACCAGCATACAGTCGCACAGCTGGGTCTGGCTGTAGCACTGCTCCAAAACGTCCTGGGGGATGGGCTCGCCAAAGGAGACCGTATCGCTTTTCAGGATGCCGTGACAGCGTGGGCACTCGGGCGGCAGGGTGTGCAGGGGAACCTCGGAGGCAGGGAAGCGGGTCGTACACTCGATACAGCGGATAAGGGTGTAGTTGCCGTGTATTTCGATCAGCTCGCGCTGGCCCGCCCGACGGTGCAGATTATCGACATTCTGGCTGATCATGGAGCGCAGAACGCCCATGTTTTCCAACTCGACCAGGGCTTGGTGGCCGGGATTCGGCTCGGCCACCTCAAGCCTGGTCCACATCTCTTTTGTCGGGCCCGAGGGCGACAGGCGCTCCTGCCAGGCTTTTTGCGGGTCTTCCAAAAAGCGTTCATAGCCGTTCATCGGCGGCTCGCCATACTTGGTCCACAGGCCGCCCGGTCCGCGAAACGGCGGAATGCCGCTCTCGACCGATATGCCGGCGCCGGTCAGGGCCATGACGTGTGTGGCTGATAGCAGGAGGCTGGCCGCCTGGTGGATGGCTTCGTCCGGGATGCTGGGCGCTTGGCTCATGCGAAAACCCCTCTATCACTTGCCTTGCCACTGCGGATCACGCTTTTCGGCAAACGCCCGGGCGCCCTCGCGCGAATCTTCGGTCTCCATCAGGAAGTTGAACAGCTCGCGTTCGAGTTTGAGTCCGTCGGCCAGCGGCAGGTCGAGACCGCGCAGCGCAGCCTGCTTGATCTTTTGGACCGCCAGCGGAGCGCTCTTGCAGATTTCGGTGGCGATCGCCTGGCAGGTGCCCATCAGCTGCTCCATGGGCACGACGTGGTCAACCAGACCCAGCCGCAGGGCTTCGTCAGCGCCGATGCGGTTGCCGGTGTACAGCATCTCAAGCGCGCGGCCGAGCGGGATCAGGCGCGGTAGACGCTGGGTGCCGCCGCCGCCCGGCAGCCAGCCGAGGCGGACCTCGCCCAGCCCGAACTGGGCGTGCTCGGCCGCGACACGAATATCACACGCCAGCGCCTGTTCCAGGCCGCCGCCGTTGGCATGGCCGTTGATGGCGGCAATGATAGGCTTGGTCAGATTTAACAGAACGGGGAACAGGCTGTTGGGCGGCTCGCCCTCGGCGCGGTCCACATAGTTGGCCTTGATATCGCTGCCGGCGCAAAAGCCGCGCTCGCCAGCCCCGGTCAGAATGCCGACACGCAGCGCGCTGTCGTCCTGGAATTCCTGCCAGATTTCGGCCAGCTGCTGGTAGGTCTCGAAATCGCAGGCGTTGAGCCGTTCCGGGCGGTTGATCGTGACATAGGCGATGTGGTCTTTTTTCTCGAATAAGACTTTCGGCATGGCTCCCCCTTGTGGGCATCTCTGGTCTCTTCTAGAGCATTTTCACCCTATGTTGAGTCATGGCTTTGCGGGCGAGGCTGTGGGACATGCCTCGGGCGAGACATGGAAGCACGCATCAGAGATCACTGAAAATGCTCTAGCGGGATTGTTTCGCCCGCGTCAATGCTTTGAGACGGACCAGGGCAGGGGGACAGGACGGTCGCCGGACCGGTGGCAGTGAGAGCAGCCACGGGGGGCTGCCCCTACATTATGTGGACGATACGGGCGGGGAGGGCGCGGGTTCGGCCGTCCGACGGGCCACCATGATGAAACCGGTATGGGCGACCATCCGGTGGTGGGGACGGACCGACATGTCGGTGACGTGCCAGAAGCGGAGCAGGTTTTCCATGACCTCGACTGCGGTAAAGCACGGGTTGGCGTGCAGCTCATCGACCAGGGTTTTGACCTGCAAGGTGGTTGGGCTGTAGCCCAGCAGCACACCGCCCGGCCGTAGGACCGGCGCGGCGTGGGGAATGACCCGCCACGGTTCGGGCACATCAATGACCACCCGGTCCACCTCGGGCACGTCGATGTGTTCGTAGGCGTCGCCGTGTTGGAGGGTCCAGGTCGGGGCGGGACCAAAAAAGCGCTCGACGTTCTCCCGCGCCATGTCACAGAAGTCTTGCCGCGCCTCGACCGTTGTCAGGCTGCCGTTCGGCCCGATGGCCCGCAGCAGGGCAATGCTCAGCGCTCCGGGTCCGGCCCCGACTTCGAGCACGGCCGCACCCGGAAAGATATCGCCCCACAACAGAATCGGACCGACATCCTTGGGGTAGATGACCTGAGCCCGCCGGGGCAGATTGGGAATCAGGTGGGCGTAGCTCGGCCGAAAAACCCAGAAGGCTTCATTGCTAGGCGTCCGAATCAGGCTGCCCTCGGGCAGGCCGATAATATCGTCCGCAGCCAGCTGTCCGCCGCGCAGCGACAGCCGGCCGCCGGCCTTGAGGGCGCGCAGGTACTCGCGTTCCTTGCGGTCGATAAACACCACGTTATCGCCGGCGTGGAGGAGAGAGCGGGGGGAAGGCATGGGTGAATGATGAACGATGAATGAAGAAATGGTGGATGTCTGGGTATTATGCAGCGCTACGCTGCTGCTTGCGTTTGACTTCCTGAAGCAGACGGCAGAAGGCGCACACCGGGGTGAAGGACGGCATGCCACACTCGGTGCAGGTCTGGGGCGGGCTGTCGTTCGCAGCGGCAAAGGCTGGCTGGGCCGAGCGCAGAAACTCCTGGACAAAATTGAGCTTGGTGCCTGGCATTGTGGCTTCGAGGCGGTTGAGCGTGTCTTTATAGTGCAGCTGGGTTGCGCCGACGCTGTTGGGGCACTCGTCGATTACATAGTCGATGCCGCGAAAAAAGGCGTAGGCCGCAGACTCCAACTCGCCCAGTCGGTACAGCGGGCGGACTTTGCGGACGAACTTGGGGTGGCTCGGTTCCAGAACCGGGGTTTGGCGGGCCAGGTAGTCGGTCTGCCAGTGCAGAACGTTGCCCAGCAGGCGGGCGGCCTCGTCGTCAAGATTGTGGCCGGTGGCCAGGACCGAGAAGCCGCCCTCAAGCGCGGCCCGGTCGAAGAAGTGGCGCTTCATCATGCCGCACGCCGCACACGGCACCCGGTTGGTGAATTGCGCCGCAACAGGCACCGCCACCGCGTCTTCGGACAGCTCGACGACCCGTAGCGACGCCCCACGCTGGCGGGCGAAGGCCTCGGCTTTGTGCCGCGATTGGTCCGAATAGTCGCCAATGCCCAGGGCCAGGTATACGCCTTCGGTCTGATAGCCGAGGGTCAGCAGCACGTCCCACAGCGCCAGGCTGTCCTTGCCGCCCGACACGGCGACCAGAACCCGGTCCTGAGGGGTGAACATGCGCTGTTTATGAATGGCCCGCTCGACCTGACGCTGGAAGTACAGCACAAAGCACGAGCGGCAGAAGGCTGCGTTATGCGAACGGAGCTGGATTTCAGCCCGCTCTCCACAGCGTTTACACTTCATCTGCCCCCCGAAATAACCGACCGAATCTCGATTTCATCGTCTTCCTGAATCAGGTCCTCGTCTATCAGCAGCGCCGTGCCGCGAATCACCATGACCGTGCCCGGGATCAGATCCAGCTTGTTCAGCAGGGCGGCCACACGCATGCGCTTTGGAAATGTCACAGTCTGGTTTTGCGGCAGGAGGGTAACCCGCATTGCGCTATCCTACCACGCCCCCCTCGGCTCGACAAGAACTCTTGACAGTTCGCAGCCTCATCCCATATGAAGAGAGATTCATCCACCCGCCCATTCCTGCCTTTTTATACTGTCGATCCTGGCCGTCGGCCCATGTGGAGGAGGACGCGCATGCCGCGAGCGAGTAAAAAAGAGAAAGTCCGCAAGGACGTGGTCCTGTTCGACGATGACGAGCACTCGGACGAGACTGCCGAAGAGGAACTCCCCAAAGACGAGGCCGGGCGACTCAAGATCAAGCGGCGCTATGAAGAACTGCTCGGGATTCGGGTCGAGAAGCTCAAAGGTCGGGTTCTCAACCGGGAACGCATCAATAAGACGATCGAGGGCATTTATTTCATCTGCCTCGACTGCAAGAAGATCTGCCATAACCTCGACGAGGGACTCG
Encoded proteins:
- a CDS encoding adenine nucleotide alpha hydrolase family protein; protein product: MKCKRCGERAEIQLRSHNAAFCRSCFVLYFQRQVERAIHKQRMFTPQDRVLVAVSGGKDSLALWDVLLTLGYQTEGVYLALGIGDYSDQSRHKAEAFARQRGASLRVVELSEDAVAVPVAAQFTNRVPCAACGMMKRHFFDRAALEGGFSVLATGHNLDDEAARLLGNVLHWQTDYLARQTPVLEPSHPKFVRKVRPLYRLGELESAAYAFFRGIDYVIDECPNSVGATQLHYKDTLNRLEATMPGTKLNFVQEFLRSAQPAFAAANDSPPQTCTECGMPSFTPVCAFCRLLQEVKRKQQRSAA
- a CDS encoding enoyl-CoA hydratase/isomerase family protein: MPKVLFEKKDHIAYVTINRPERLNACDFETYQQLAEIWQEFQDDSALRVGILTGAGERGFCAGSDIKANYVDRAEGEPPNSLFPVLLNLTKPIIAAINGHANGGGLEQALACDIRVAAEHAQFGLGEVRLGWLPGGGGTQRLPRLIPLGRALEMLYTGNRIGADEALRLGLVDHVVPMEQLMGTCQAIATEICKSAPLAVQKIKQAALRGLDLPLADGLKLERELFNFLMETEDSREGARAFAEKRDPQWQGK
- a CDS encoding NAD(P)-dependent oxidoreductase; its protein translation is MKLGFIGLGNMGNNMAMNLLKTGHTLQVTDLRREAGAKLEEAGAVWVDSAEQAADGADFSFLSLPMPKDVEHVVLGDGGVLAGCQTGHTIVDMSTNAPTVVKGLAEQCRAKGVDFLDAPVSGGVRGARNASLAIMVGGDKAVYERCEPLLKAMGENVFHVGDIGAGNVAKLVNNMLAFIHMMGAAEALVLGTKAGVDPNVLWSIVKASSGGSFIWNAGTRAILRDRLAPTFTIDLARKDIGLATGLADELQVPLKMAKMAEELIAGYQQNGYAQEDVLATIKELEKLTGTTVRGTWRDPA
- a CDS encoding Sir2 family NAD-dependent protein deacetylase; the protein is MSQAPSIPDEAIHQAASLLLSATHVMALTGAGISVESGIPPFRGPGGLWTKYGEPPMNGYERFLEDPQKAWQERLSPSGPTKEMWTRLEVAEPNPGHQALVELENMGVLRSMISQNVDNLHRRAGQRELIEIHGNYTLIRCIECTTRFPASEVPLHTLPPECPRCHGILKSDTVSFGEPIPQDVLEQCYSQTQLCDCMLVAGTSATVYPAAAFPLAVREKGGQLIEVNLYESELSPLSSLSLRGPSAEVLPRLVDKVKELRV
- a CDS encoding ACT domain-containing protein; protein product: MKQWFALSAIGRDRPGIVADLAELIYECDCNLEDSSMTMLGGEFAVLLLLSSQAHNIEPALSSACKRLEWEKRLTVFFRPLQGEPRPYGTGQPLQAYELRATGVDQAGIVAKITRCLAEHGINITTLHTHSHPEPGSGTAIYTMQVQLDIPAAVGIPTLHQRLEAIADSLHIHIDLMPMAGQEDGLGTETRRQL
- the trmB gene encoding tRNA (guanosine(46)-N7)-methyltransferase TrmB, which gives rise to MSADFSAPPPTWAQIFGNTNPVEVEIGPGHGSFLRALARLHPERNFFGVEFASRRMFQAARLLERDGPSNVIIIRADFGCLLRTHIYPESVQVYHLYFPDPWWKKRHHRRRIVQADFPTSLTRSLVPGGTLLFASDVRPYFEQIVEQFRAVSDLDQFAWQRDHCTPRGKPIVTDFERKYQRQGRPIYYTGFRKKG
- a CDS encoding MoaD/ThiS family protein, with protein sequence MRVTLLPQNQTVTFPKRMRVAALLNKLDLIPGTVMVIRGTALLIDEDLIQEDDEIEIRSVISGGR
- a CDS encoding tRNA (adenine-N1)-methyltransferase encodes the protein MPSPRSLLHAGDNVVFIDRKEREYLRALKAGGRLSLRGGQLAADDIIGLPEGSLIRTPSNEAFWVFRPSYAHLIPNLPRRAQVIYPKDVGPILLWGDIFPGAAVLEVGAGPGALSIALLRAIGPNGSLTTVEARQDFCDMARENVERFFGPAPTWTLQHGDAYEHIDVPEVDRVVIDVPEPWRVIPHAAPVLRPGGVLLGYSPTTLQVKTLVDELHANPCFTAVEVMENLLRFWHVTDMSVRPHHRMVAHTGFIMVARRTAEPAPSPPVSST